The Glycine max cultivar Williams 82 chromosome 3, Glycine_max_v4.0, whole genome shotgun sequence sequence CAAATGCTAATCGATATCTTTTAAAGATtgattaaaaaactattttttttattagaatacataaaattatgccatccattttatattttccaataattttttaacgaTACTCTATCGATACTAATTAATTAGCAATATCCttatctttatctaagtaaaaGTCTTGCcattaataatatgttaatattataatacataCTAGTATATGAACCCAATATTCTAATTCACCGTTATGAACCTAATTTAATTCCTTCTCTTTAAGGAGGCAAACCGAAATCGGTATGTTTGGAAATACTTGTAATTATGTATGATCGGAGAAAGAAAGGTCTGGCAACagctaaaaaaaaggaaatttaattaaaaaaatctcaacaaTTCAAGTAAGATTGTTTgatgaatataatatttatattttttcaattaaagtgtCACGTAAagtttattgaaattaattatcaattgaaatttatatatattttaaaaactaaaaaaacttttacaagttataaaaaatattaattaaatatgaatgtattttattagactccttaaaaaaatttatttttcttgattaaatataaaaaacttttatctatcatttaaaagttttaattaaatattatagtttttttaaaatcctaattaaaTATACTCCCTCTAGTTTGGGAGGGAGCGACATATGTTTTTTGGGTTAAATGGAGCTGAGGTAGCAAGTTTGTGCTTTTCAAAATCTTATAATCTGTAAAAAAgttctaaatattttaaattcttaaaatgtaaaatttgttaaaatccaaattataaaatcttattCGTAAAAATcccttaaataaatttaaaaaaatcataatatttctaatttttaaaatttaaaatttaggagatatttttatgctaaaataatttttaaaatctcaaTACAATACAcctttattacttttttaattaaatagactTCTTAAAAATCCAACCTTTGATCTTTTTAAGTCAAACCTCAGACAGACTTGGTTGCAGACCCTCCTACCACCTAACCTATTTTCActcttattactattatttataatttgcaaTATACCATTATGCCAATATATAGATAATTTTActccatataataataataatagtagtaataataataataataataataataataatatacccCTACATTACATTATTAGTTTCATCATGGACCTAGCTATATTAGAATCCGTGGAGCTTCATATTTTCAAAAGCTAGCATATGATGCATTGCTAATTGCTAAGCATCACTGTCAATTAAGCTAATAACATGACATTTATATACCTTAAaccattaataattaacatgatGCATCTACTTAATTAAATTCCAGAAGAGAATGGCACCCCTGTAGCAGGAATCCACCTTTCCCCTTGCAGAAACTGGTTCACAGTGAAGGGTGTGGCCTCACTAGCACTCCTCAGCACATGAAAACCAGGCCAATTCACCCTATTCTGTGTAGAGGCACCATAACCTGTGTTCAAGTACTCTCCATAGTACAAAGTTGAGAGTGCAAATTCTCCACTCCATTCACCCCACCCTCTAGGGTGAACCAAACCATCCAAATCAGTTTTCAGAAACACAGTCCTTGAGTACTTCCTCCAAGGCCTACCAAGAAATGTCTTGAAAGATTCCTTGAGTGTGAGAAACTCAGAATCTGGCCTAACCCTGCAGCTTTGGATTGAAATTCCTGTGTTCTTGTTGGGGTCATCTCTTCCTTGTGCTGTGATGAAGTTGGATTGGTGGCTCATTGGCTTCCTCACAAAGATGTCACAGTTCTGCAGCACCACTGTTGCATCCCCAAAGATGAAATCAATGGTGCCGTATACATAGCAGTCGCGGTAGAATTGACGATTTGAGTGCACGTAGAGAGTGTCTTGGTAGGCTCTGAAGCTGCACCTGTAGAACACTGATAAGTCTGAACTTACCTTGAGTGCCACTGCTTGGTGCTTCTCTGGGCCAGCACTGTTCTCAAATGTCATGTCTCTGGCCCAGAATCCATCCCCTGATACATCTGTTTCATGTACCAAATCATCTTAGCAAAACCTTTGAATCACATTTCAATATTTGATATATGAGCACAATACTTGTAAGAGTGAGTTTTAAATTGTGGTCGCCGTTTCattcattgcattgcattgcttaatattgtaaaaaattacaaacaaatctGATTGATACGAAGATGATCACAATTGCActcctaaacatacatataattCTATaggaacaagaaaaatcttggattactttttgaaaaaaaaaatagaaatcaattttttttggagtaaaaagaccattaaatgaaaaaaagagacaTCATTTATCCAATATCAAAGGATTTGAATCAAAATTTTCAGATagataaaataatgatttaaacATATTggtttatcttaaaaaatgaaaaaaaaataaaatgaattgatcacaaattattataagattttacgattttcaattcttttaaaaagagataaaaaaattgtagaaaaaatagaatttctATCACCCCAACAAAATCTTCTACCGAAATCGCCATCCCAAATTAAACCTTCtaactaatattatttgagaataaaaatgattgAACGTTTAAAGACCTTGATGATACAACCGAAATCGCCATCCGAATTTTTAACACCTTGCTTAAGTACAATTGATTAAAAGCTtaagatatattaaaataatgtaatgaTTAAATTCTtactaaaattgatttaatattattatcttcaGTTTTAGACTTtcatactttaaaaataataagtgtGTGACCAAAATGGTATTGATATGATTGTTAAAGGAGTCATTATTACTAAAGTCTAaccattttcaattaaataagaatccatgattaaaaaacatttgctatatctattctaattaaattcttgtTCTGTTTGGTTAGATCGTTAGACAAAATTTTCATAGTCTTACCAAATGTGGCTGAGTTCAGAGTGGTAGAACCTTGAACAACATTTCTGTTGCCAGTGacaatagttttgtctatgcCATCTCCTACAAGCATCACATTATGCAGTTTCTGTCCAATTTCCACCTTCTCATGATAGACCCCTGATTTTACATGTATTACTGCTCTTGCAGGACGGTTGTGCCCCATTGCAGCAAGTGCATTTACTGCTGCTTGGATTGTTCCGTGTGTCCCTGAACCATCCTGTGCCACTGTGAAATCTGGCTTATAGCTTGATTCACTCCATGATTCTAAAATACCAGCATAATCTGATTTGGATATTGTTCCCTCAGGTGGTCCTGtacaaacaattaaataatcgatacaacaaagaaaaaagactATGCAGTGAccctatcaaataaattttatataattataatatatagtaaGTTTGTTTAACACTGTCAATACACATGACCAGTGAATTCtataacaaaaaatgaagataTTAATTACTATTGTCATCAATATGGGAATTAACCATCTTATGTTGCCAtcgttaattaattttatcaatatttgttgttttttcaCCCAGTAGTACATAAGTGTGTGACCAAAATGGTAGTAGGCATATCAAATGGCAGAGAATATTATCTTTCCTCTTAAATGGAGAAGACACCAAATAGCTACCAACAAGTTAACAAAACCACTTAAGTAATAgttattagttttctttttttgtttgccATCTACTAAGGTAGACCAAATGAGTTTATTGCATAGCCTAGTCAGAGTgctttgatttattttgtttgtttcattcaCTAAAGGACAATATTCTGCCTTCCGTGACATTCTTCTAACTTCTTTTGCCGAAAAGAGTAAAATCATATAATCCTTTAAGAAATATAGGTGGAGATAAGTTCAAAACATGTAGTTTCTGCAAAagtaaaaaatcaaatgaaatgcctaaaaatacattaaaggagaaaattaacaatccaattaaaaaaatcattttacatatttctttttatatgacTAAATATAATTTGTCCCTCATCtgaatttttcttatttcagttgtttttcaagtttaaaaggtttcattttaatttgttaaaatgtAATTGTTCTATGATCAGTTGTTTAGACTAACAATGTTAATTTTAACTAAAGTGACAAACGTTTATCGGATATAGCATTGCCACGGGACCAAATTGTCCAAGTTAGTTTCATAAAGTGACAAAATAATGACAAACAATCTAACATAAAAGgctttaaaataaacattttaagagagtatgataaaataatttaaatttaagagattatgaaaaattttatgaattatattttatacttttttttacagaagACTTTTTTATACTATATATTTATACTCTTGTCGCATATGAAAAATATCGAATATTGAGAGATATGCAATGTAAGAGAAAATAAGCAAATTAATAATGATCTATTTTATggtatatagatatatatttatatttgatgaaatttttgaattgaagtaataaaacctaaaattcatatatatatatatgaagaaagAAAGACACACGCACGTGTAGGATATATATATCCTTGTTCAAAGGCAGTGTCAACTCTCGACTTGTCTAAATGCTGTCGTCTTTTAAATTAGGTTTAATGGTGGGACTGCATGGATACCATCATCCTTTTCATTTATGAATCATTTAGTGCAATAGCAGAATATAGATAATGTTTAGTTAATGTCTCAAAGTAGATACGTACACTGttacatatatatgaaaattcccTTTATATGAAGATTCCCTACTGATATATCAATCTAAACTAGTAAGACTTAAAGAGTGCAAGCAAAGAAAAACAAGTCCATTTGACAATAACATATCTACCACAAATTACTTACCTTTCCCTTTGCCTTTATTATTCTTTGAATACACAACAAGAGCTTGCTTAAGCAACATGGTCAAGTTCCTATCCAAAACCTGAGCTTCAATATACCCTTTTTCTTTCAATCCATCCAAACAAGTCCTATGATTTGTCATCACAGCACTCATCCATGTGAGTGCATCTTCTTTGGCGTAGTAACTCTCTTGAGCCATCATGTGAGAGAGCCGAGACTCACTCTCCTCATAGAGTTTGGCACAATCACTAAGGGCTATTGTAGCACTTGTTTGATCAGAAAGACTTAGGCTTCCCAAGCCATGCAATCTCAAAGAGTTTCCAATCAAATTCTTGGCTTGAGAAACATGGTTTTGGGCCATTTGGAGCACCTCAATTTCTTGGAGGCAAAGGGTGGTGATGGCCATGGCAAGGAAGAGGAACAAGGTGGTGGTGACGACATAAGTGACCATTTTTAATTAACTAGAGAGAGAACAGTGATTCAGTGAATGTGATGAGTTGCATGGCTTGGTGTTGTGGGATGATGATTTATAGCCAGCTTAAGGAAGCACACACATGGGTGCTAGCCAAGTGGCACTAGGATTGTGTGGCCTAACCTATATATATGACCTATGTTTTTATCTTGGTGGATGGCAAATTTCTTCAGAGtatataataacttttttttataagagtaATGTTTTACATGTGGGTGGGTGCAACTCAAATCTAACcaactatataatttttttttccaacccaAAATATTCATCAATACAATAAGatatgaaatataattaattatttaaaaaatatctttgctTACCAAATTTTAAGTTATGCataagtaataaataattaatgaatatatatatatatatatatatatatatatatctttccaAGCACACAATAACTCAAAAATCctttatgaaaatttttaattcttttttgtcATGATATTTACTGAACCGTAAAATTTATTGTAAtgtatttaaaataagtatcattTGTTTTTATACCATAAATaagtaacaatttattttatcatctaaATTAATTGACACCTAATTAATTAGTGAAATGTTAGTCTAAAAGacacacattaattaattaattaattaattaataataataataataataataatggtcaaatataatttttatctttttttctcaatCTGTATTTGTATTCTCCACATTTGAGATATTTGatcttaattttaatcttacatttaatttttcttatattttatatttttattttaatccaatTAAACTCTAAACCTAATATATTTACTTAAGATGTCATTActagataatttaatttaattaaaatgtatgaaataaaaaaatataaataaaattaaaaatttaataaaattaggaATTATCtaaaataggaaaagaaaatatttatttttgaaataaaaaaaaaatcaaaattacataaaaacaaACTTGTATTTGTCCCTACtaagcataataataataataatttcttaatttcaaGTTCTTATACACATTTCTTGCAAGAGTCAGCATGAATAACATACTCCAAGACTATCTCATGCAGCCATGGCACCTGGTATGGAAGAcaccaaacatatatatatagaacaaCTCATAAAATATGTTATCCATTATATATCCACCTGTAACTGTAAGATCATTCATACTGTCACACATCCACGCACCTAATAACAATTGTCATATTGTCTGCAGTAAATCCACCGCTCCacaggaatccttttcctcgaTGCAAACAAAGTGgcaaatatttcattaatttttttactcttttttacgacttatttttcaatttcacGTTAAAGAGTAAACAATTTATGAAATGGtcgtgaaaaatattttttatataattatttagataaatttgttaatttttatgatgataatattaaaatattatttagataaatattaacgataatttttagttaattaaccGTTTTTTTACTTTGATAATAGATAAAATGTAGACCCTTCACCTTGATGTGTGGATTGCATATCCCAAAagatgtgatttttatttttttattctggaCCTCATGATTCTATAAAGTAGTTCCAATTGTTCTCTTTAGGAAATAAACCTCTTTTTGTTATGTTGTATTTAATGATGCATCcccttaatta is a genomic window containing:
- the LOC100792852 gene encoding probable pectinesterase/pectinesterase inhibitor 36, producing the protein MVTYVVTTTLFLFLAMAITTLCLQEIEVLQMAQNHVSQAKNLIGNSLRLHGLGSLSLSDQTSATIALSDCAKLYEESESRLSHMMAQESYYAKEDALTWMSAVMTNHRTCLDGLKEKGYIEAQVLDRNLTMLLKQALVVYSKNNKGKGKGPPEGTISKSDYAGILESWSESSYKPDFTVAQDGSGTHGTIQAAVNALAAMGHNRPARAVIHVKSGVYHEKVEIGQKLHNVMLVGDGIDKTIVTGNRNVVQGSTTLNSATFDVSGDGFWARDMTFENSAGPEKHQAVALKVSSDLSVFYRCSFRAYQDTLYVHSNRQFYRDCYVYGTIDFIFGDATVVLQNCDIFVRKPMSHQSNFITAQGRDDPNKNTGISIQSCRVRPDSEFLTLKESFKTFLGRPWRKYSRTVFLKTDLDGLVHPRGWGEWSGEFALSTLYYGEYLNTGYGASTQNRVNWPGFHVLRSASEATPFTVNQFLQGERWIPATGVPFSSGI